In Gemmata obscuriglobus, a single genomic region encodes these proteins:
- a CDS encoding aromatic ring-hydroxylating oxygenase subunit alpha, whose product MPNGTLQDLLTAFDPERPLERAGTIPNTWYTAPEIYALERDAVFARTWQMVGRADQVANPGQYLTADIAGEPVLVVRNESGDLKAFFNVCRHRAARLCTDECGTVTKLRCRYHGWTYDLSGALRGVPEFDGVQDFRREDNGLPPVAVAVWGPFVWVHLTPPREPVDAYLGPLVSWAAGAALGDLKWHARRSYDLRCNWKVYVDNYLDGGYHVNTVHPALAGTLDYTNYRTTCDGNAVLQSSPTKPAEGDAGQTRTGDAAYWWLYPNFMLNAYAGVMDTNLVLPLGPDRCRVVFDFYFADSLDHDFRRKSVEVAEQVQQEDIGVCEEVQRNLHSRSFSTGRFSVKRENGGHHFHAKLGRVLRGFAG is encoded by the coding sequence ATGCCGAACGGTACACTTCAGGACCTGCTCACGGCGTTCGACCCGGAACGGCCGCTGGAGCGGGCCGGCACCATTCCGAACACGTGGTACACGGCGCCCGAGATTTACGCGCTGGAGCGTGACGCGGTGTTCGCCCGCACCTGGCAGATGGTCGGGCGGGCCGATCAAGTCGCGAACCCGGGTCAGTACCTGACGGCCGACATCGCCGGCGAACCCGTTCTCGTGGTGCGCAACGAGAGCGGTGATTTGAAGGCGTTCTTCAACGTCTGCCGGCACCGGGCCGCACGTTTGTGTACCGACGAATGCGGCACCGTCACGAAGCTCCGGTGCCGCTACCACGGGTGGACCTACGACCTCAGCGGGGCGCTTCGGGGGGTACCCGAGTTCGACGGCGTTCAGGACTTCCGCCGCGAGGACAACGGCCTGCCGCCGGTCGCGGTGGCGGTGTGGGGGCCGTTCGTGTGGGTACACCTCACCCCGCCGCGCGAACCCGTCGACGCGTACCTGGGTCCGTTGGTCTCGTGGGCGGCGGGAGCGGCTCTGGGCGACCTCAAGTGGCACGCCCGCAGGAGCTACGACCTTCGGTGCAACTGGAAGGTGTACGTCGATAACTACCTGGACGGCGGGTATCACGTGAACACCGTCCACCCGGCCCTCGCGGGGACGCTCGATTACACGAATTACCGCACCACCTGCGACGGGAACGCGGTACTACAAAGCAGCCCGACCAAGCCGGCGGAAGGCGACGCGGGGCAGACCCGCACCGGCGACGCGGCGTACTGGTGGCTGTACCCGAACTTCATGCTCAACGCCTACGCCGGAGTGATGGATACGAACCTGGTGCTGCCGCTGGGGCCGGACCGGTGCCGGGTGGTTTTCGACTTTTATTTCGCCGATTCGCTCGATCATGACTTCAGGCGCAAAAGTGTTGAAGTCGCCGAGCAGGTGCAGCAAGAAGACATCGGGGTGTGCGAAGAGGTGCAGCGGAACCTGCATAGCCGCAGCTTCTCGACCGGCCGGTTCAGCGTGAAGCGCGAGAACGGCGGGCACCACTTCCACGCAAAGCTGGGGCGCGTGCTCCGGGGGTTCGCAGGTTAG
- the rarD gene encoding EamA family transporter RarD, translating into MNDESGAQFRSGLMFGLVAYLWWGLVPLYFAALAAFGVPAWEILAHRIAWSLPIMALLTLALAGWKDVVRVLRSRALVSTLLLSACLLALNWLIYIYATVTNRVVEASLGYYMMPLVNAALAPIFLKEKLRPAQFPALVLVALGVAIPFAWNGNFTWIAVALPITFGAYGLVRKKVAVESMTGLTVETILMLPPSLGFLLYLSATGQNHMTPTDWRLNALIAFSGIVTVVPLLTYTLSLRRLPLLAVSFIQFLSPTVQMVIAVIWLGETLGPERVAAFVCVWSAVLIFIGDALWQARQKRRARRGASDLVGPLTPRFGGLPSAVPHR; encoded by the coding sequence GTGAACGACGAGTCGGGGGCGCAATTTAGGTCCGGGCTGATGTTCGGGCTGGTGGCGTACCTGTGGTGGGGGCTGGTGCCCCTGTACTTCGCCGCGCTGGCCGCCTTCGGCGTGCCCGCGTGGGAGATCCTGGCCCACCGCATCGCGTGGTCGCTTCCCATCATGGCCCTGCTCACGCTCGCCCTGGCGGGCTGGAAAGACGTGGTCCGCGTCCTGCGGTCCCGGGCGCTCGTTTCAACGCTCCTGCTCTCGGCGTGCCTGCTCGCGCTCAACTGGCTCATCTACATCTACGCCACCGTCACCAACCGCGTCGTCGAGGCGAGCCTCGGTTACTACATGATGCCGCTGGTGAACGCGGCCCTCGCGCCCATCTTCCTGAAAGAAAAGCTGCGGCCGGCGCAGTTCCCGGCGCTGGTGCTGGTGGCGCTCGGTGTCGCCATTCCGTTCGCCTGGAACGGCAACTTCACCTGGATCGCCGTGGCCCTGCCGATCACCTTTGGCGCGTACGGCCTCGTGCGCAAGAAGGTGGCGGTCGAGAGCATGACCGGGCTGACGGTGGAAACGATTCTCATGCTCCCGCCGTCGCTCGGGTTCCTCCTGTACCTGTCGGCCACGGGACAGAACCACATGACCCCGACCGACTGGCGGCTCAACGCGCTGATCGCCTTCAGCGGCATCGTCACCGTTGTCCCGCTCCTCACCTACACGCTGTCGCTGCGCCGGTTGCCGCTGCTGGCGGTGAGCTTCATTCAGTTCCTGTCGCCCACCGTGCAGATGGTGATCGCGGTGATCTGGCTGGGCGAAACGCTCGGGCCGGAGCGCGTCGCGGCGTTCGTGTGTGTGTGGTCGGCGGTGCTGATCTTCATCGGCGACGCGCTCTGGCAGGCGCGTCAGAAGCGCCGCGCCCGGCGCGGCGCCTCCGACCTCGTCGGGCCACTCACACCACGATTCGGTGGACTTCCGTCTGCAGTTCCCCACCGGTGA
- a CDS encoding M24 family metallopeptidase, whose translation MFDLSAVQAAIREAGFDGWLLYDFRGLNVLAQRVAGVAEKKLSRRWFYFVPATGEPKKLVHAIEPAALDHLPGADKTIYRRWQELEAGVGALVGGAKKVAMEYSPRNANPYISRVDAGTVELVRSFGADVLASGDLIQQFEAVWDADQEKSHFEAAKLCRAAYDVAFAFIADEIRAHGKVMETAVQARIMKHFADNGMTTYSPPIVGVGPHSGDPHFDTAAATDAPIQKGSFVLIDLWAKMNRPRAVYADYTRVVYVGDTVPEQYAKVFAVVAAARDAGIQKAKDAFAAGTPLLGWEIDNATRDVIEKAGYGANYTHRTGHNIGQEVHGNGAHIDGLETREDRRIIPRTCFSIEPGIYLPDFGVRSEVDVYIDAQGQVHVTGGELQTEVHRIVV comes from the coding sequence ATGTTCGATTTGTCTGCGGTCCAGGCCGCGATCCGCGAAGCCGGGTTCGATGGCTGGCTGCTGTACGATTTCCGCGGGCTCAACGTGCTCGCCCAGCGAGTCGCCGGTGTCGCGGAGAAGAAGCTCTCGCGGCGGTGGTTCTATTTCGTTCCCGCCACCGGCGAACCGAAGAAGCTGGTTCACGCGATCGAGCCCGCGGCGCTCGATCACCTGCCCGGCGCCGACAAAACGATTTACCGCCGGTGGCAGGAACTTGAAGCCGGCGTCGGCGCGCTCGTAGGCGGGGCGAAGAAGGTGGCGATGGAGTACAGCCCGCGGAACGCGAACCCGTACATCAGCCGTGTCGACGCCGGCACCGTCGAACTCGTGCGCTCGTTCGGCGCTGACGTGCTCGCGTCCGGCGACCTGATCCAGCAGTTCGAGGCGGTGTGGGACGCGGACCAGGAGAAATCGCACTTCGAGGCGGCGAAGCTGTGCCGCGCGGCCTACGACGTTGCGTTCGCGTTCATCGCCGACGAGATCCGCGCGCACGGCAAGGTGATGGAAACGGCCGTTCAGGCCCGGATCATGAAGCACTTCGCCGACAACGGGATGACGACCTACAGCCCGCCGATCGTGGGCGTGGGGCCGCACAGCGGCGACCCGCACTTCGACACCGCGGCGGCCACCGACGCGCCCATCCAGAAGGGTTCGTTCGTGCTGATCGACCTGTGGGCGAAGATGAACCGCCCGCGGGCGGTGTACGCGGACTACACCCGTGTTGTGTACGTGGGGGACACCGTACCCGAGCAGTACGCGAAGGTGTTCGCGGTGGTCGCGGCGGCGCGGGATGCGGGCATTCAAAAGGCGAAGGACGCGTTTGCCGCCGGGACGCCGTTACTGGGCTGGGAGATCGACAACGCGACCCGCGACGTGATCGAGAAGGCCGGGTACGGCGCGAACTACACGCACCGCACCGGTCACAACATTGGGCAGGAGGTCCACGGGAACGGCGCCCACATCGACGGGCTCGAAACCCGCGAGGACCGGCGCATCATCCCCCGCACGTGCTTCAGCATCGAGCCGGGCATTTATTTGCCCGACTTCGGCGTCCGGAGCGAGGTTGACGTGTACATCGACGCCCAGGGGCAGGTCCACGTCACCGGTGGGGAACTGCAGACGGAAGTCCACCGAATCGTGGTGTGA